In one Bordetella pertussis 18323 genomic region, the following are encoded:
- a CDS encoding methylated-DNA--[protein]-cysteine S-methyltransferase: MNPPSAQATDILYCDTDTPLGPMRLAARGQALCGAWFVDQRDCPAAAGWTLDAAHPALRQAAAELEQWFAGRRRAFEVAMQPEGTPFQRQVWQALLELPFGATISYGELARRVGRPKAARAVAGAVGRNPISILIPCHRIIGHDTSLTGFGGGLPRKQALLAHEGHRYLSRAARARRVSTTQMELPLGAA; the protein is encoded by the coding sequence ATGAATCCGCCCAGCGCACAGGCCACGGATATCCTCTATTGCGACACCGATACGCCGCTGGGGCCGATGCGGCTGGCCGCGCGCGGGCAGGCGCTGTGCGGCGCCTGGTTCGTCGACCAGCGCGATTGCCCGGCCGCCGCGGGCTGGACGCTGGACGCCGCGCACCCGGCGTTGCGGCAGGCGGCCGCCGAGCTGGAGCAATGGTTCGCGGGCCGGCGGCGCGCTTTCGAGGTGGCCATGCAGCCCGAGGGCACGCCATTCCAGCGCCAGGTCTGGCAGGCGCTGCTGGAACTGCCTTTCGGCGCGACCATCAGCTATGGCGAGCTGGCGCGGCGCGTCGGCCGGCCCAAGGCGGCCCGCGCCGTGGCCGGCGCGGTGGGCAGGAATCCGATTTCCATCCTGATCCCCTGCCACCGCATCATCGGCCATGACACATCGCTGACGGGGTTTGGCGGCGGGCTGCCGCGCAAGCAGGCGCTGCTGGCCCACGAGGGACACCGTTATCTGAGCCGCGCCGCCCGTGCGCGCCGGGTTTCCACCACGCAGATGGAACTGCCTCTCGGCGCGGCCTAG
- the rsmI gene encoding 16S rRNA (cytidine(1402)-2'-O)-methyltransferase translates to MNQDVLSPAQGDAWSRVADRVAAQHWPAATLYVIATPIGNLGDLGLRAWQALVRADVIAAEDTRASRTLLDAWGVSTPLMAAHRHNEASAAQAICERLAQGQRVALVSDAGAPAVSDPGARIVRAVREAGYAVVPVPGPSAVIAALMGSGATSDENPAFAFAGFLPAKAVARQRWLRQWCALPAPVVMFESPHRLAATLADLREAGGPARLLTVARELTKRFEEIATMPLGEAADWLAADAHRGQGEFVLIVHQAPGAQDDEADPADPRTDALLDALLESLSVRDAARVAAKVTGLARDVLYARALARKEQP, encoded by the coding sequence ATGAATCAAGATGTCCTATCGCCGGCCCAGGGCGACGCCTGGAGCCGGGTGGCTGACCGGGTGGCCGCGCAGCACTGGCCGGCGGCCACCTTGTACGTGATCGCCACGCCCATCGGCAACCTCGGCGACCTGGGCCTGCGCGCGTGGCAGGCGCTGGTGCGCGCCGATGTGATCGCGGCCGAAGACACGCGCGCCAGCCGCACGCTGCTGGACGCCTGGGGCGTGAGCACGCCGCTGATGGCGGCGCACCGCCACAACGAGGCCAGCGCCGCCCAGGCGATCTGCGAACGGCTTGCCCAGGGCCAGCGCGTCGCGCTGGTGTCCGACGCCGGCGCGCCGGCGGTCAGCGATCCGGGCGCGCGCATCGTGCGCGCGGTGCGCGAGGCGGGCTACGCCGTGGTGCCGGTGCCCGGCCCCAGCGCCGTGATCGCGGCGCTGATGGGCAGCGGAGCGACCTCGGACGAGAATCCGGCGTTCGCGTTCGCCGGCTTCCTGCCCGCCAAGGCGGTGGCGCGCCAGCGCTGGCTGCGCCAGTGGTGCGCGCTGCCGGCGCCGGTGGTGATGTTCGAGTCGCCGCATCGGCTGGCCGCCACGCTGGCCGACCTGCGCGAGGCCGGCGGCCCGGCGCGGCTGTTGACCGTGGCCCGCGAGTTGACCAAGCGCTTCGAGGAAATCGCCACGATGCCGCTGGGCGAGGCGGCGGACTGGCTGGCCGCCGACGCGCACCGCGGCCAGGGCGAATTCGTGCTGATCGTGCACCAGGCGCCGGGCGCCCAGGACGACGAGGCCGATCCGGCCGACCCGCGTACCGATGCGCTGCTCGACGCGCTGCTGGAGTCGCTGTCGGTGCGCGATGCCGCGCGGGTGGCCGCCAAGGTGACCGGCCTGGCGCGCGATGTGCTGTATGCGCGGGCGCTGGCGCGCAAGGAGCAGCCATGA
- a CDS encoding YraN family protein → MTDTATRLAFARAAQAQRCLHRRPPASPRASPGARGGGSPTQRRGQAYESAALRWLARQGLRPLTRNLRCRAGEIDLAMRDGEVLVLVEVRARAHAGYGGAAASIGASKQGRLARAAALLLPVLLRRHWPGAPPPVRFDVVAFEAGRPHWLRGAFWLAEHAPAQGRRGQDAQGWRVR, encoded by the coding sequence ATGACCGACACCGCCACCCGCCTGGCCTTCGCCCGCGCCGCCCAGGCCCAGCGCTGCCTGCATCGCCGCCCGCCGGCCTCGCCGCGCGCAAGCCCCGGCGCCCGCGGCGGCGGCTCGCCCACGCAGCGCCGCGGACAGGCTTACGAAAGCGCCGCCCTGCGCTGGCTGGCAAGGCAGGGCCTGCGGCCGCTGACGCGCAACCTGCGCTGCCGCGCCGGCGAAATCGACCTCGCCATGCGCGACGGCGAAGTACTGGTACTGGTCGAAGTGCGGGCGCGCGCCCACGCCGGCTACGGCGGCGCGGCAGCCAGCATCGGCGCGTCCAAGCAAGGCCGCCTGGCGCGCGCGGCGGCCTTGCTGCTGCCCGTGCTGCTGCGCCGCCACTGGCCCGGCGCGCCGCCGCCGGTGCGCTTCGACGTCGTGGCCTTCGAGGCCGGCCGGCCGCACTGGCTGCGCGGCGCCTTCTGGCTGGCCGAGCATGCCCCCGCGCAGGGGCGCCGCGGGCAGGATGCGCAGGGCTGGCGCGTGAGATAA
- a CDS encoding phosphoheptose isomerase translates to MDMTSRMTSHFRDAMALCEQSADALAAPLAAAVDLLFAALANNGRILACGNGGSAADAQHFIAELVGRFERERLPLAGIALNTDTSIMTAVGNDYGFDEIFERQVHALGQPGDVLVAISTSGNSPNVVRAMETAREREMHVIALTGKGGGVMGELITPHDVHLCVPHDRTMRIQEVHIILLHALCDGIDALLLGDTE, encoded by the coding sequence ATGGATATGACCTCTCGCATGACGTCGCACTTTCGCGATGCGATGGCGCTCTGCGAACAAAGCGCGGACGCGCTGGCCGCCCCCCTGGCAGCCGCGGTAGACCTGCTTTTCGCAGCCCTGGCCAACAACGGCAGGATTCTGGCATGCGGCAACGGCGGCTCGGCCGCCGATGCCCAGCATTTCATCGCCGAACTGGTGGGCCGCTTCGAGCGCGAACGCCTGCCCCTGGCCGGCATCGCCCTCAATACCGACACCTCCATCATGACGGCGGTGGGCAACGACTACGGATTCGACGAGATCTTCGAGCGGCAGGTCCATGCGCTGGGCCAGCCCGGCGACGTGCTGGTGGCGATCTCGACCAGCGGCAATTCGCCCAATGTGGTGCGCGCCATGGAAACCGCGCGCGAACGCGAAATGCATGTCATCGCGCTGACCGGCAAGGGCGGCGGGGTCATGGGGGAACTCATCACCCCGCACGACGTCCATCTCTGTGTGCCGCACGACCGCACCATGCGTATCCAGGAAGTCCATATCATCTTGCTGCACGCCCTGTGCGACGGCATAGACGCCCTTCTACTAGGAGACACCGAATGA
- a CDS encoding BON domain-containing protein, producing MMPDAKTAARPLLLAAALSAAALTLSACAPLVIGGAAATTAVVVTDRRTSGVQLEDQNIAFKAESQIAQKLGNTARVNAMVYGGHVLLTGDAPTEEAKAQATAIAQSIENVKAVTNQLTVGPAADFSTRSNDTWLTSKVKTALINTKYVPSGTISVTTSRGVVYLMGKVTQAEGDYAANAAAGVGGVARVVKLFETISREEAIRLSGSGTKSGEGSSDGTAAQKAPIESGAAPAGSGSNGVEAIPIK from the coding sequence ATGATGCCCGACGCCAAAACCGCCGCCCGTCCCCTGCTGCTGGCCGCCGCCCTCTCGGCCGCGGCGCTCACGCTGTCGGCCTGCGCCCCGCTGGTCATCGGCGGCGCGGCAGCCACCACCGCGGTCGTCGTCACCGACCGGCGCACCTCCGGCGTCCAGCTCGAAGACCAGAACATCGCCTTCAAGGCCGAAAGCCAGATCGCGCAGAAGCTGGGCAACACCGCCCGCGTCAATGCCATGGTGTACGGCGGCCACGTGCTGCTGACAGGCGACGCCCCGACCGAAGAGGCCAAGGCGCAGGCCACCGCCATCGCCCAGTCGATCGAGAACGTCAAGGCGGTCACCAACCAGCTGACGGTCGGCCCGGCGGCCGATTTCAGCACCCGCTCCAACGACACCTGGCTGACCTCGAAGGTCAAGACGGCCCTGATCAACACCAAGTACGTGCCTTCCGGCACCATTTCGGTGACGACCTCGCGCGGCGTGGTCTACCTGATGGGCAAGGTCACCCAGGCCGAGGGCGACTACGCCGCCAACGCGGCCGCGGGCGTGGGCGGCGTGGCCCGGGTCGTCAAGCTGTTCGAGACCATCAGCCGCGAAGAGGCCATCCGCCTGTCGGGTTCGGGAACCAAATCCGGCGAGGGCTCGTCTGATGGTACGGCCGCGCAGAAGGCGCCGATCGAATCCGGCGCCGCGCCGGCGGGCAGCGGTAGCAACGGCGTCGAAGCCATACCCATCAAATGA
- a CDS encoding peroxiredoxin family protein — translation MKKIALVLIIAVAAGIGGWFMWRPAQTAPDVAFTTLEGQKITMQDLRGKVVLVKFWATSCVTCVKQMPDNIANYNQYHPQGYETIAVAMNYDPPNYVLNFAQTRKLPFPVALDTSGELAQAFGNVRLTPTAFLIDKQGQIIKRYLGEYDKAEFQATVQKALAG, via the coding sequence ATGAAGAAAATCGCGCTTGTCCTGATCATTGCGGTGGCCGCCGGCATTGGCGGCTGGTTCATGTGGCGTCCGGCCCAGACCGCGCCGGATGTCGCCTTCACCACGCTCGAAGGCCAGAAAATCACCATGCAGGACCTGCGCGGCAAGGTCGTGCTGGTGAAGTTCTGGGCCACCAGTTGCGTCACCTGCGTCAAGCAGATGCCCGACAACATCGCCAACTACAACCAGTACCACCCGCAAGGCTACGAAACCATCGCGGTCGCGATGAACTACGACCCGCCCAATTACGTGCTGAACTTCGCGCAAACGCGCAAGCTGCCGTTCCCCGTGGCGCTGGACACCAGCGGCGAGCTGGCCCAGGCGTTCGGCAACGTCCGCCTCACGCCCACGGCCTTCCTCATCGACAAGCAAGGCCAGATCATCAAGCGCTACCTGGGCGAGTACGACAAGGCCGAATTCCAGGCCACGGTGCAAAAGGCGCTGGCAGGGTAA
- a CDS encoding MetQ/NlpA family ABC transporter substrate-binding protein, with protein MRMNFVRSALLASAFLLAGGAAQAEKLVVGATQVPHAEILEVVKPALAKEGVELDIKVFTDYVQPNLQLADKQLDANFFQHQPYLDTFNKDRKTNLVSVGLVHVEPFGGYSKKIKSLAELKDGATIAIPNDPSNSGRALLLLQKQGLLKLKDPSNIVATPIDIAENPKKLKFRELEAAMLPRSFDDLDLALINTNYALEAGLVPTRDALFIEGADSPYANLVAARPDNKDAPAVKKLVNALHSEAVRKFIIEKYKGAVVPAF; from the coding sequence ATGCGTATGAACTTTGTCCGGTCGGCCCTGCTGGCGTCGGCCTTCCTGCTGGCCGGCGGCGCCGCCCAGGCGGAAAAACTGGTCGTTGGCGCCACCCAGGTGCCGCACGCCGAGATCCTCGAGGTCGTCAAGCCGGCCCTGGCCAAGGAAGGCGTGGAGCTGGACATCAAGGTGTTCACCGACTACGTCCAGCCCAACCTGCAGCTGGCCGACAAGCAGCTCGACGCCAATTTCTTCCAGCACCAGCCGTACCTGGACACCTTCAACAAGGACCGCAAGACCAACCTCGTGTCGGTGGGCCTGGTCCATGTCGAGCCCTTTGGCGGTTATTCGAAGAAAATCAAGAGTTTGGCTGAGCTCAAGGACGGCGCCACCATCGCCATCCCGAACGATCCCTCCAACAGCGGGCGCGCCTTGCTGCTGCTGCAGAAGCAGGGGCTGCTCAAGCTGAAGGACCCGTCCAACATCGTCGCCACCCCGATCGACATCGCCGAGAACCCCAAGAAGCTGAAGTTCCGCGAACTGGAAGCCGCCATGCTGCCGCGTTCGTTCGATGACCTGGACCTCGCGCTGATCAACACCAACTACGCGCTGGAAGCGGGCCTGGTGCCCACGCGCGACGCCCTGTTCATCGAAGGTGCCGACTCGCCCTACGCCAACCTGGTGGCCGCCCGTCCCGACAACAAGGACGCCCCGGCGGTGAAGAAGCTGGTCAACGCCCTGCATTCGGAAGCGGTGCGCAAGTTCATCATCGAGAAGTACAAGGGCGCGGTCGTCCCGGCCTTCTGA
- the argB gene encoding acetylglutamate kinase, whose protein sequence is MTDTPDPAAVLSPAVKAAVLSEALPYIRRFHGKTIVVKYGGNAMTEERLQRSFAHDVVLLKLVGLNPVVVHGGGPQIDDALRRIGKQGTFVQGMRVTDAETMEVVEWVLGGQVQQDIVMMINEVGGKAVGLTGKDGMLIQATKKLMVNKDDPSQPLDIGLVGDITRVEPAVVKALQDDQFIPVISPIGYGEDGTAYNINADVVAGKMAEVLGAEKLLMMTNTPGVLDKGGKLLRSLSAQTIDELFADGTISGGMLPKISSSLDAAKNGVNSVHIVDGRVPHCLLLEILTDQGVGTMISSH, encoded by the coding sequence ATGACCGACACCCCCGACCCTGCCGCCGTCCTGTCTCCCGCTGTCAAAGCGGCCGTGCTGTCCGAAGCCCTGCCGTATATCCGACGATTCCACGGCAAGACCATCGTGGTGAAGTACGGCGGCAACGCGATGACGGAAGAACGGTTGCAGCGCAGCTTCGCCCACGACGTGGTGCTGCTCAAGCTGGTCGGCCTGAACCCGGTGGTGGTGCACGGCGGCGGTCCGCAGATCGACGACGCGCTGCGCCGCATCGGCAAGCAGGGCACCTTCGTGCAAGGCATGCGGGTGACCGACGCCGAAACCATGGAAGTGGTCGAATGGGTGCTGGGCGGACAGGTCCAGCAGGACATCGTCATGATGATCAACGAGGTCGGCGGCAAGGCCGTCGGCCTGACCGGCAAGGATGGCATGCTCATCCAGGCCACCAAGAAGCTGATGGTCAACAAGGACGACCCCAGCCAGCCGCTGGACATCGGGCTCGTCGGCGACATCACGCGCGTCGAGCCGGCGGTGGTCAAGGCGCTGCAGGATGACCAGTTCATCCCGGTGATCTCCCCGATCGGCTACGGCGAGGACGGCACCGCGTACAACATCAACGCCGACGTGGTCGCCGGCAAGATGGCCGAGGTGCTGGGCGCCGAGAAGCTGCTGATGATGACCAACACGCCGGGCGTGCTGGACAAGGGCGGCAAGCTGCTGCGCAGCCTGTCGGCCCAGACCATCGATGAACTGTTCGCCGACGGCACGATCTCGGGCGGCATGCTGCCCAAGATCTCGTCGTCGCTGGACGCGGCCAAGAATGGCGTGAATTCGGTGCACATCGTCGACGGCCGCGTGCCGCACTGCCTGCTGCTGGAAATCCTCACCGACCAGGGCGTGGGCACGATGATCAGCTCGCATTGA
- a CDS encoding pyrimidine 5'-nucleotidase: MQARRYLLRPAARLRRSRRIATAAPERLWLFDLDNTLHDTSHAIFPLIDRGMTEAVAETLAVDEATANRLRAEYWRRYGATVIGLVRHHGVDADAFLHRSHNFEVAPLVRAETALADKLRRLPGRKVLLTNAPLHYARAVLRHLGLLRQFDSIWAIEQMCMHGQFRPKPSDALLRYVLAREGVPAARAVLIEDTLDNLRSARRVGLRTVHVFHPGTPFARGHRQRPGYVDLRVNSVSDLLLRRRPLRG, encoded by the coding sequence ATGCAGGCGCGCCGGTATCTGCTGCGGCCGGCGGCGCGCCTGCGCCGCTCGCGCCGCATCGCCACGGCCGCGCCCGAGCGCCTCTGGCTGTTCGACCTCGACAACACGCTGCACGACACCTCGCACGCCATCTTCCCGCTCATCGACCGCGGCATGACCGAGGCGGTGGCCGAGACGCTGGCCGTGGACGAAGCCACCGCCAACCGGCTGCGCGCCGAGTACTGGCGGCGCTATGGCGCCACCGTCATCGGCCTGGTGCGCCATCACGGCGTGGACGCCGACGCGTTCCTGCATCGCAGCCACAACTTCGAGGTCGCGCCGCTGGTGCGCGCCGAGACCGCCCTGGCCGACAAGCTGCGCCGGCTGCCGGGCCGCAAGGTGCTGCTGACCAACGCGCCGCTGCACTATGCCCGTGCGGTGCTGCGCCACCTGGGGCTGCTGCGGCAATTCGACAGCATATGGGCCATCGAACAGATGTGCATGCATGGCCAGTTCCGGCCCAAGCCATCGGATGCCTTGCTGCGCTACGTGCTGGCGCGCGAGGGCGTGCCGGCGGCGCGCGCCGTGCTGATCGAAGACACGCTGGACAACCTGCGCAGCGCGCGGCGCGTCGGCCTGCGCACCGTGCACGTATTCCATCCGGGCACCCCGTTCGCCCGCGGCCATCGCCAACGCCCTGGCTATGTGGACTTGCGGGTAAACTCGGTCAGTGATTTGCTGTTGCGTCGTCGCCCGCTGCGCGGCTGA
- the slmA gene encoding nucleoid occlusion factor SlmA produces MASKPGERKTQILHTLAEMLEQPHAARITTSALAARMQVSEAALYRHFASKAQMFEGLIEFIETSIFTVVNQIAVSEPYGMGQARKTVAMLLAFAERNRGITRVLTGDALVTEDNRLQERINHINDRIEASLKQCLRVAVSDGALPADANIAAHASLLTHLVLGRWLRYAQSGWRVAPTTHLEEHLRLALG; encoded by the coding sequence ATGGCGAGCAAACCCGGCGAGAGAAAGACCCAGATCCTGCATACGCTTGCGGAGATGCTCGAACAACCGCACGCCGCACGCATCACCACCTCGGCCCTGGCCGCGCGCATGCAGGTTTCCGAGGCCGCCCTGTACCGCCATTTCGCCAGCAAGGCGCAGATGTTCGAAGGGCTGATCGAGTTCATCGAAACCAGCATCTTCACGGTGGTCAACCAGATCGCCGTCTCCGAGCCCTATGGCATGGGCCAGGCGCGCAAGACCGTCGCCATGCTGCTGGCGTTCGCCGAACGCAATCGCGGCATCACCCGCGTACTGACCGGCGACGCGCTGGTGACCGAGGACAACCGGCTGCAGGAGCGCATCAACCACATCAACGACCGCATCGAGGCCTCGCTCAAGCAGTGCCTGCGGGTGGCGGTGTCCGACGGCGCGCTGCCGGCCGACGCCAATATCGCGGCCCATGCCAGCCTGCTGACGCACCTGGTGCTGGGCCGCTGGCTGCGCTATGCGCAAAGCGGCTGGCGCGTCGCCCCCACAACCCACCTGGAGGAGCATCTGCGGCTGGCGCTGGGCTGA
- a CDS encoding DASS family sodium-coupled anion symporter: protein MTAPAAVPAPQSPPKVKIPIGLIAGIIAMVVVLLLPLPAELPPAGHRMLAILAFAVVVWITEAVSYEASAIMITTLMAFLLGTAPNVKNPDVLYGTSAAISMALTGFSNSALALVTGALFIAAAMTFTGLDKRIALVTLARVGTSTRRILLGAIAVTIVLSLVVPSATARSAAVVPIMLGVIAAFGVDKRSNIAAGIMIIVAQATSIWNVGIQTAAAQNLLTVGFMDKMLGERVAWSDWLIAGVPWSLLMSAVLVFVVLRLLPPESDAIAGGKEAVEASLRELGPMTSAQKRLMLVSIMLLLFWSTEGKLHKFDTTSTTYFGLVLLMLPRFGVMTWKDVQTRIPWGAVIVFGVGISLGTALLTTQAGQWLGAQVVAHTGLDHLGPLGIFAILSAFLILIHLGFASATALTSAMLPILIAVLQTLPGDFNRLGMTMLLGFVVSYGFILPINAPQNMVALGTETFTAKQFAKVGIVLTIVGYLLMLLMSVTYWRWLGWM from the coding sequence ATGACTGCGCCAGCCGCTGTCCCTGCCCCGCAATCCCCCCCGAAAGTCAAGATACCGATAGGTCTGATCGCCGGCATCATCGCCATGGTGGTGGTGCTGCTGCTGCCGCTGCCGGCCGAGCTGCCGCCGGCCGGCCACCGCATGCTTGCCATCCTGGCCTTCGCGGTGGTGGTGTGGATCACGGAGGCCGTCTCGTACGAAGCCAGCGCCATCATGATCACCACCCTGATGGCCTTCCTGCTGGGCACCGCGCCCAACGTCAAGAACCCCGACGTGCTCTATGGCACCTCGGCCGCCATCAGCATGGCGCTGACCGGGTTCTCCAACTCGGCGCTGGCGCTGGTCACCGGCGCCCTGTTCATCGCCGCCGCCATGACCTTCACCGGGCTGGACAAGCGCATCGCCCTGGTGACGCTGGCCCGGGTGGGCACCAGCACGCGGCGCATCCTGCTCGGCGCCATCGCGGTCACCATCGTGCTCAGCCTGGTCGTGCCCAGCGCCACCGCGCGCAGCGCCGCCGTCGTGCCCATCATGCTGGGCGTGATCGCCGCCTTCGGCGTGGACAAGCGCTCCAACATCGCCGCCGGCATCATGATCATCGTGGCCCAGGCCACCAGCATCTGGAACGTCGGCATCCAGACCGCCGCCGCGCAGAACCTGCTGACCGTCGGCTTCATGGACAAGATGCTGGGCGAACGCGTGGCGTGGTCCGACTGGCTGATCGCCGGCGTGCCCTGGTCGCTGCTGATGTCCGCGGTGCTGGTCTTCGTGGTGCTCAGGCTGCTGCCGCCCGAAAGCGATGCCATCGCCGGCGGCAAGGAGGCCGTCGAAGCCTCGCTGCGCGAACTCGGCCCCATGACCTCGGCGCAAAAACGCCTGATGCTGGTCTCGATCATGCTGCTGCTGTTCTGGTCCACCGAGGGCAAGCTGCACAAGTTCGACACGACCTCCACCACCTACTTCGGCCTGGTGCTGCTGATGCTGCCGCGCTTTGGCGTCATGACCTGGAAAGACGTGCAGACGCGCATTCCGTGGGGCGCGGTGATCGTGTTCGGCGTGGGCATCAGCCTGGGCACGGCCCTGCTGACCACCCAGGCCGGCCAATGGCTGGGCGCCCAGGTCGTGGCGCATACCGGCCTGGACCATCTCGGCCCGCTTGGCATCTTCGCCATCCTGTCGGCCTTCCTGATCCTCATCCACCTCGGCTTTGCCAGCGCCACCGCGCTGACCTCGGCGATGCTGCCCATCCTCATCGCGGTGCTGCAGACGCTGCCGGGCGATTTCAACCGCCTGGGCATGACCATGCTGCTCGGTTTCGTGGTGAGCTACGGTTTCATCCTGCCGATCAACGCGCCGCAGAACATGGTGGCCCTGGGCACCGAAACCTTCACCGCCAAGCAGTTCGCCAAGGTCGGCATCGTGCTGACCATCGTGGGCTACCTGCTCATGCTGCTGATGAGCGTCACGTACTGGCGCTGGCTGGGCTGGATGTAA